One segment of Ziziphus jujuba cultivar Dongzao chromosome 12, ASM3175591v1 DNA contains the following:
- the LOC125418579 gene encoding pectate lyase has translation MVGVNAKFIVFFFLAFAIFYVNAHIAEFDEYWKQKAEQAKKIAHDAYDPHPELVTEQLNEDVGILLSGKNSTRRNLYGKNKGGPCKSTNPIDNCWRCDKNWASNRKKLASCVLGFGRRTTGGLKGPYYVVTDPSDNDMVNPKPGTLRHAVTRRGPLWIIFSRNMVIRLNQELLMTGDKTIDGRGADVHIAGGAGITIQFVKNVIIHNIKIHDIVVGNGGTIRDSWNHVGFRTQSDGDGISIFGSSHVWIDHVSMSHCTDGLIDAIMGSTAITISNCHFTRHNEVMLFGASDSYSGDQLMQITVAFNHFGKGLVQRMPRCRWGFVHVVNNDYTHWLMYAIGGSQHPTIISQGNRFIAPPNEAAKEVTKRDYAPQSEWSKWRWRSEGDVMMNGAFFVQSGKPLKKDRFTRHDMIKYKPGTFVTRLTRYSGALKCVVGRRC, from the exons ATGGTAGGAGTAAATGCGAAAttcattgttttctttttcttggcaTTTGCCATATTTTATGTGAATGCTCATATAGCTGAATTCGACGAATACTGGAAACAAAAAGCTGAGCAAGCCAAAAAAATTGCCCATGATGCTTATGACCCTCATCCTGAGCTAGTCACGGAGCAGTTGAACGAAGATGTTGGCAT ACTACTGTCAGGGAAGAACAGCACAAGAAGAAACTTATATGGCAAGAATAAAGGAGGACCATGCAAGAGCACCAACCCAATCGACAATTGCTGGAGGTGTGATAAAAACTGGGCATCGAATAGGAAGAAGCTAGCAAGCTGTGTCCTCGGATTCGGCCGGAGGACCACCGGTGGCTTGAAAGGCCCGTATTACGTGGTCACAGATCCATCGGACAACGACATGGTGAACCCGAAACCCGGTACTCTTCGCCATGCCGTGACAAGGAGAGGACCACTTTGGATCATCTTTTCAAGAAACATGGTGATCAGGCTCAACCAGGAGCTTCTGATGACAGGAGACAAGACCATCGACGGTAGAGGTGCCGATGTCCATATCGCCGGCGGTGCTGGAATTACCATCCAGTTTGTGAAGAACGTCATTATCCATAATATCAAGATCCATGACATTGTTGTAGGCAATGGTGGCACTATCAGAGATTCTTGGAACCATGTTGGTTTTAGGACCCAGAGTGATGGCGATGGTATTTCCATCTTCGGCTCTTCCCATGTCTGGATCGACCATGTTTCCATGTCCCATTGTACTGATGGCCTTATCGACGCCATTATGGGATCCACTGCCATCACCATTTCCAACTGTCACTTTACTCGTCACAACGAG gTTATGCTGTTCGGTGCAAGTGACAGCTACTCAGGAGATCAACTAATGCAAATTACAGTGGCGTTCAACCACTTTGGAAAGGGACTGGTTCAGAGGATGCCAAGGTGTCGATGGGGATTCGTCCATGTCGTCAACAACGACTATACCCACTGGCTCATGTACGCCATTGGCGGTAGCCAGCACCCTACCATTATCAGTCAGGGCAACAGATTCATTGCTCCTCCAAATGAGGCTGCTAAAGAG GTGACAAAAAGGGATTATGCTCCCCAAAGCGAGTGGTCAAAATGGCGATGGAGATCTGAAGGAGACGTAATGATGAACGGAGCATTCTTCGTACAATCAGGAAAACCACTCAAGAAAGATCGATTCACAAGGCATGATATGATCAAGTACAAGCCAGGAACTTTTGTCACCAGACTTACTCGCTACTCTGGAGCCCTAAAATGCGTTGTGGGCCGTCGTTGTTAA